The Flavobacteriales bacterium genomic interval CGCCCGGAGCGATCACGATTACGTTCCCAGCAAATACGGCTCAAGGAAGTGGCTACCGCGTGCGCGTGAATTCAACAGCCTCTCCAACAACGGGAATGGAAAACGCAACGGATATCACCATCAACGCATTACCAACAGTTGTTGCAAATGCTACTTCGCAAACGGTTTGTGCAGGAGAGCAGATCACACTTTCAGGAAGCGGTGCTGACAGCTACACGTGGAACAATAATGTGACAGACGGTGTCGCTTTCGCACCAACACAATCGGGCTACTTTACTGTTGTTGGAGTGAACAACACCACGCTTTGCTCGAACATGGATTCGGTGATGGTAACGGTGAATGACCTTCCAGACACATCTGTTGTTCAGAATGGAAACCAATTGGCCGCGGTTCTTGCAGGTGCAACGTATCAGTGGGTTGATTGCGATGACAATTTCTCGCCTATCGCCAATGCAACGGATCAGACATTCGTTCCTTCAACTACTGGAAACTATGCATTAGTAGTGACGCAGAACGCCTGTTCCGACACATCATCTTGCTACAATGTGATGACCGTTGGAATTGAGGACGCAACGGCAAAAGAAATCGTGCTTCTACTCTACCCTAACCCAAGCAACGGTGAGTTCAGAATGATCTCGAATGTGGAAAGTCCGATGGAAGTGAACGTGTTCAACATGATGGGACAAACGATCTACACCAGTTCAAATGTGAAGAACAATAGTGTGATCGACCTTCAAGGAGTTGAGAACGGATTGTATTCTATCCGTTTCCACAATGACGAATTGAATGTGCTAAGACAGGTGATCGTAGCGAGGTAGAACTACGAACAATTTGTGTTTCAAAAGCCCAAGCCGCTATGGTTTGGGCTTTTGTTTTAGAACCTTCTCCAGAAGGAAACAAGAATCGCTACAGAAAGTATCGAAACGGTTGCCAACCCTATGCCAAGCATCATATTTCCGTAGATGAAAGAGCCAGCGGAGAAAAGTGCGGTGTAAACCACTACACAACCGAGGAACATCCCAAGAATTTGCAAAGGCAGATTTCCGGAAACTGTCATTCCTTCGGAACGATAGTTCTTCCAACCGATTGTCGGATTGACCTTGGCGCAGAAGCCTTTCAACGTTTCTTCTGTTTCGGACTGCGTTAGAAAGGTAACGGCCAACCAACCAATGGTGGTAATTGCAACACCGATCACCAAATTCCAATGTGCGGCAATCTCAATAAGTTCAAATTTCGGATTAATAATATGGAAGAAGATGGCCACAAGGAATGAGATCACCATCCCGCTGATCTCCGTCCACGCATTGATGCGCCACCAGAACCAGCGCAGGATGAAGATAAGACCCGTGCCAGCTCCAACTTGCAGCAGAATTTCAAACGCCTGCAAAGCGTTATTCAAGACCAAGGCGAACAAAGCTGCGAACGCCATTAGAAGTACCGTAGTTATGCGACCCACCATCACCAGTTCCTTTTCGGAAGCATCAGGCTTCACAAAACGCTGGTAGAAATCGTTGACCACATACGAACTGCCCCAATTCAGGTGGGTTGAAATGGTACTCATGAATGCCGCAATGATAGAAGCGATCACCAGCCCAAGCAATCCGGTAGGCAGTAAAGTGAGCATGGCGGGATAAGCGATGTCATCATTTATTATTCCTATGTCAACATTCGGGAAAGCATTGGAAATACTTTTCAGGTCAGGAAAAACTATGACCGAACACAAGGCGATGATGATCCAAGGCCAAGGTCGCAAAGCGTAATGCGCAATATTGAAAAGCAAGGTTGCGCCCATCGCGTTCTGTTCATCTTTTGCGGCCAACATTCGCTGCGCAATGTATCCGCCACCACCTGGTTCCGCACCTGGGTACCAAACGCTCCACCACTGCACCGCCAACGGAATAATGAGCAATGGAATCAATGCTTCGGTATCAGAGAAGTCTGGAAGAAAATTGGTCAATGAAGCTACTTCCTGATGCGCCAACAGGTTTTCCAATCCGTTAACCTGCGGCAGGTCGAGCATCACATTCGCTGCCCAAACCGTTCCGACCATCGCCAAAATGAACTGAAAGAAATCGGTGATCAGAACGCCACGCAAACCTCCCATCGAACTGTAAAGAACCGTGACAACACTTGCAATCAACAGCGTTTGTTCGGGCGAAAGCCCAAGCATCACGCCACCGATCTTGATGGCGGCCAAACACACCGTGGCCATGATCATCACATTGAAGAAAACACCGAGGTACAAAGCTCGGAAACCTCGGAGAAATGCCGCACTTTTTCCTCCGTAACGTATCTCATAGAACTCCAGATCGGTGAGTACGCCAGACCTCCTCCACAGCTTGGAATAGACAAAAACTGTCAGCATTCCTGTCAGCAGAAACGCCCACCAGACCCAGTTGCCCGAAACGCCATTCTTACGAACGATATCCGTTACCAAATTGGGCGTATCTGCCGAGAAGGTCGTTGCTACCATCGAAATTCCCAACAGCCACCAGGGCATGTTTCTTCCCGAAAGGAAAAACTCTGCTGAACTGCTTCCGGCCTTGCGCGAAACAACAATTCCGATAATGAGCGAAACGATAAAAAAGGCCGCAATGATGGCCTGATCGAGGAGTGTGAGTTGCATGATGGAAATTACGCGGTTGCGAGGCCGCTCATCGCGCATCCTTAACGAAGTATTAACAGGCATGCGTTAATGCTTCGGCAACTCAACAGGCCGCAGAAGAAATGGGCTTTCTATATTCGCGACAAATAACCAATGAACATGAAACCGACACTTCTAATACTTGCAGCAGGAATGGGCAGCCGTTACGGTGGTCTCAAGCAGATCGATCCGCTTGGCCCGAACGGAGAAACCATCATCGAATACTCGATCTACGATGCCATTCAGGCAGGTTTTGGCAAAGTGGTTTTCGTTATCCGCGAGAGTTTTGCGGATGATTTCAAAGCGCGTTTCACAGGGAAGTTCGAGGATAAAATTGAGATCGCGTACGCGTATCAGGATGTGAACACACCTGTTGAAGGTGTAACCGATCTTCCGCATCGCGAGAAACCTTGGGGAACCATGCATGCCGTGTTGGTTGCCAAGGATGTGGTGAACGAGCCTTTCGCGGTTATCAATGCAGATGATTTTTACGGTGCGGATGGCTTCCATCAGGTGGCCGATTTCTTGAAGAATAAGTGCACCGAAGACACGTACACCATGGTCGGTTACGTGCTTCGCAACACGTTGAGCGATCACGGACAGGTAAGTCGTGGTGTTTGTGTAGCTGACAGCGGAAATAACTTGTCGCAAGTTGACGAGCGTACCAAGATCCATTGGGAAGGTGAAAAAGTGGTTTACCACGATGCAGATGGCGCACATGAAGTGGATCCTGACAGCGTTGTTTCCATGAATTTCTGGGGTTTCCACCCGAACATTTTTGAAGTGAGCCGACACATGTTCATCGACTTCGTGAAGGAGAACCGCGATAATCCGAAAGCGGAATTCTTCATTCCGTTGGTGGCCGATAACCTCATCAAAGCGGGCGATGCCAAATTCCCGATTCTGACCAGCAACGACCGTTGGTATGGCGTAACGTATCAGGAAGACCGTCCGATGGTGGTGAACGCCTTCCAAAAACTCGTTGACGAAGGAAAATATCCGAGCCCGCTGTGGTAGACCCCTCTAAATCTCCCCCAAAGGGGAGACTTTTTCTCTCCTCCCTCTTGGGGAGGTCGGGAGGGGCTTTTAATTTTACTGCATGCCAGCCAACAAATACGCCCTACTCCGCTACCGCATTATTGACGATTGCCTGACCAACAAAGGCCGTAAGTTTCCGACCAAGGAAGATTTGCAATACGCTTGTGAACAGGCGCTTTATGGCAGTTCGGGCGAGCGCGTTTCCATCAGTACCATTGAGAAGGATATGTGGGCGATGAAGAACGAGAGCGAACTCGGCTACTACGCGCCCATTGCGTATTCAAAACTTGAGAAAGGCTACTACTACGAAGACCCGAATTACACCATCAAAGAAATCAGTCTGAGCGATGAGGACAAGGAGGCCATCCGCTTTGCGGCCACTACCCTTTTCCAGTTCAAAGACCTATCGATTTTCGATCAGTTCGGGGCGGCCATTCAGAAGATATTCGACCGACTGAACATTTCGCCAGAAATGCAAGACGAAGCAATTGAACGCTTCGTGCAGTTTGAGAACACGCCTGTTGCCAAGGGAACGGAACATCTGCCGCTGTTGCTACAAGCCATCAAAGAAACCCGCGAGGTGCGATTCCGCTATCTTTCATTCTTGGATGAAAGCGAAACCGAGCGCGTGCTGCATCCTTATCTTTTGAAGGAATACCGCAACCGTTGGTACGTGATAGGAAAAGATGCCGAAGCTGGAAAAGTGAAAACATTTGGCCTTGACCGCATCTCCGACCTGTCCATTCGCGAGAACTACTTTACAGTTGATAAGAACTTTGACCCTGAAACGCTTTTCAAGTACAGTTTCGGCATTACAGCAGGCGGTAAACCTGAGAAGGTTGTTTTGAAGTTTGCACCACAGGAAGGCCGTTATGTGAAGGCGCAACCGCTTCATCCAACGCAGAAGATCATCAAGGAAAATGCTGATGGCTTGACCGTTCAACTGAAGGTGATTCCAAGCTATGAGTTGAAGGCGACCATTCGTTCGTTTGGGGATAATGTGGAAGTGCTGGAACCGAACCATCTACTCGACTGATATGCGTCTTCTTGCAATTCTCACCGTGATACTTCTTCTGTCTTCCTGCCAGAAAGACCCCATCGTTCTTACAACAACTGTTTCCACTTTCCGCGAAAGCGGCTTGGCCGTTGATTGGGACAGGTCGGGAAGCAATTTGATCGCCTATTCATCAAAAGGCGCAGACGGCTACTACGATATTCATTTGGCGTTGCCTGATGGTTCGAATGATACCTGCCTGACCTGCGATCATCCCGACCTTCCCAACAGACATATCGGTTCGGCCAGTTGGCATCCTTCGGGAGAATGGTTGATGATCGAGGTTGAAAAAGCGGATCATTCTGGTTCAAGCACAGATGCTTTGCCTGGATTTGGCGCTTACACAGATGTGTGGCTCATCAGCAAAAACGGACAGAAAACCCACAAGATCATCGACATTCCGAACGATTACGACCACGGTGTCATCGCTTCGCGCTTTTCGCCTGATGGAACGCAGATCGTTTGGACGGACCGTAAATCATCTCCAAACCCATTGTGGCCGCCAGAAACCTTCGGGTATTGGCGCATTAAACTGGCCGAGCTGAACTGGAGCGAGGACAGCATTCCGTCCATCTCCAACATCCGAACCTTTGAACCTGATGGAAGCGCATTTTACGAATGCTACGGGTTCAGTCCTGATGGCAGCAAACTGATCCTTTGCAGCAGTGTGAATCAGGCAAGTACCTGGGACCAACGCATCTACACCCTTGATCCGATATCTGGCGAATTCATCAAACTGACCGACAAGGATTATAACGAACATGCGTTCTACACGCCAGATGGTTCGCAGATAGTTTGGATGACGAACAAGGACGCACAATACGGTGGAAGTGATTGGTGGATGATGAACGCGGATGGAAGTAATAAGCATCGCCTCACCTATTTCAACAACCCTGATAACGAACAGGATATGGGGCATGCGGTTTGGGCTGGGCTCGGCTCGTTCAGTCCAGAAGGCGACAGATTTATCGGTGGTCTTCAACTCGACCTCGTATCTCAGGAAGGGAAAATTGTAATGGTTGAACTGAACCCGTAACCGTCTGTTCTTATACAAACCCTAAATTCGCCTGCAAACCATTGATCATGAAAGCACTACTTACGTCCATTCTCTGCCTCACAGTTTCAGTAAACGTATTCTCGCAGGAACTCTTGGCCCAAGCCAAACCTGTCGATTCGGACGAATGGGGATACATCAATCCGAAAGGCGATTTTATCATCCCCGCCCAATACAGGAATTGCAATGCCTTTTCCAGCGATGGTCTGGCTGCCATCTATGACAAAAAGTCGAAGCAGTTCTACTTTATTGACACCAAGAACAATAGATTGGAAACGGATGTGAAAGATTTCAAACTGAAGAACATTTTTGGTTTTGGCACCGTGGGATTTGTCGATAACATGGCCATGGTGGAAATTGATAGGAAGTGGGGATACTTGGACAAAAAAGGTCATCTGTCCGTTGCCGCCAAATATGACGATGCTACGGTTTTCGATAACGGTTACGCGCTGGTAAAATCGAAGGATAAATGGCTGATAATTGACAAAGTGGGAACTGAGCAACCGATACAGGAAAACGTGGAGGATGCCAAACATTTTCAGGAAGGACTTGCTCCAGTAAAAGTTGGCGACAATTATGGATTTGTGAATACTACGGGGAAATTAGTGGTCGAAGCGAAGTTTAAAAGTGTCGGTTATTTTGTCCACGGAAAGGCCTGGGCTAAAACCGAAAGCGGGAAGATCGGTTTCATAGACCCATCTGGCAACTGGGTTATCGAACCGATATACGATGCGGCAAAGGACGGTTCGTATAGCACGGCATGTACACGCGTCAAAGAAAATGACCAATGGAAATTTATTGACAAGAAAGGTACTGTTGTTGACGCGGCAAGTGCTGACTCCTATGGCAATTTTGAAGACGGATTGGCCTATGCAAAGGTCGGTGGACTGGTAGGCTTTATTTCAGCAACAGGTGCTTG includes:
- a CDS encoding T9SS type A sorting domain-containing protein; its protein translation is MENATDITINALPTVVANATSQTVCAGEQITLSGSGADSYTWNNNVTDGVAFAPTQSGYFTVVGVNNTTLCSNMDSVMVTVNDLPDTSVVQNGNQLAAVLAGATYQWVDCDDNFSPIANATDQTFVPSTTGNYALVVTQNACSDTSSCYNVMTVGIEDATAKEIVLLLYPNPSNGEFRMISNVESPMEVNVFNMMGQTIYTSSNVKNNSVIDLQGVENGLYSIRFHNDELNVLRQVIVAR
- a CDS encoding WYL domain-containing protein, translated to MPANKYALLRYRIIDDCLTNKGRKFPTKEDLQYACEQALYGSSGERVSISTIEKDMWAMKNESELGYYAPIAYSKLEKGYYYEDPNYTIKEISLSDEDKEAIRFAATTLFQFKDLSIFDQFGAAIQKIFDRLNISPEMQDEAIERFVQFENTPVAKGTEHLPLLLQAIKETREVRFRYLSFLDESETERVLHPYLLKEYRNRWYVIGKDAEAGKVKTFGLDRISDLSIRENYFTVDKNFDPETLFKYSFGITAGGKPEKVVLKFAPQEGRYVKAQPLHPTQKIIKENADGLTVQLKVIPSYELKATIRSFGDNVEVLEPNHLLD
- a CDS encoding Na+:solute symporter encodes the protein MQLTLLDQAIIAAFFIVSLIIGIVVSRKAGSSSAEFFLSGRNMPWWLLGISMVATTFSADTPNLVTDIVRKNGVSGNWVWWAFLLTGMLTVFVYSKLWRRSGVLTDLEFYEIRYGGKSAAFLRGFRALYLGVFFNVMIMATVCLAAIKIGGVMLGLSPEQTLLIASVVTVLYSSMGGLRGVLITDFFQFILAMVGTVWAANVMLDLPQVNGLENLLAHQEVASLTNFLPDFSDTEALIPLLIIPLAVQWWSVWYPGAEPGGGGYIAQRMLAAKDEQNAMGATLLFNIAHYALRPWPWIIIALCSVIVFPDLKSISNAFPNVDIGIINDDIAYPAMLTLLPTGLLGLVIASIIAAFMSTISTHLNWGSSYVVNDFYQRFVKPDASEKELVMVGRITTVLLMAFAALFALVLNNALQAFEILLQVGAGTGLIFILRWFWWRINAWTEISGMVISFLVAIFFHIINPKFELIEIAAHWNLVIGVAITTIGWLAVTFLTQSETEETLKGFCAKVNPTIGWKNYRSEGMTVSGNLPLQILGMFLGCVVVYTALFSAGSFIYGNMMLGIGLATVSILSVAILVSFWRRF
- a CDS encoding NTP transferase domain-containing protein, with the translated sequence MKPTLLILAAGMGSRYGGLKQIDPLGPNGETIIEYSIYDAIQAGFGKVVFVIRESFADDFKARFTGKFEDKIEIAYAYQDVNTPVEGVTDLPHREKPWGTMHAVLVAKDVVNEPFAVINADDFYGADGFHQVADFLKNKCTEDTYTMVGYVLRNTLSDHGQVSRGVCVADSGNNLSQVDERTKIHWEGEKVVYHDADGAHEVDPDSVVSMNFWGFHPNIFEVSRHMFIDFVKENRDNPKAEFFIPLVADNLIKAGDAKFPILTSNDRWYGVTYQEDRPMVVNAFQKLVDEGKYPSPLW